A window of the Tachyglossus aculeatus isolate mTacAcu1 chromosome 2, mTacAcu1.pri, whole genome shotgun sequence genome harbors these coding sequences:
- the NEUROD6 gene encoding neurogenic differentiation factor 6 isoform X2, producing MCRKFSRDSEDLKPMKKPEGLAKQVVVLQGKGIKRASGEESEKEEEEEDREEEDGNGLPRRRGLRKKKTTKIRVERVKFRRQEANARERNRMHGLNDALDNLRKVVPCYSKTQKLSKIETLRLAKNYIWALSEILRVGKRPDLLTFVQNLCKGLSQPTTNLVAGCLQLNARSFLMGQAGEGPHHTRSPYSGFYQPYHSPELGTPPGHGTLDNPKSVKPYNYCNAYEAFYESPSPECPSPQFEGPLSPPPINYNGIFSLKQEEALDYGKNYNYGMHYCAIPPRGPLGQGSMLRLSAENPFPYDLHLRSQSLAMQDELNAVFHN from the coding sequence ATGTGCCGAAAGTTTTCCCGAGACTCGGAAGACCTGAAGCCGATGAAGAAGCCGGAAGGCTTGGCCAAGCAGGTCGTCGTCCTGCAAGGGAAGGGTATCAAGAGGGCCAGTGGCGAGGAGagcgagaaggaagaggaggaggaagacagggaggaggaagatgggaatggcctgcccaggaggagggggctcaggaaaAAAAAGACCACCAAGATCCGCGTGGAGAGGGTCAAGTTCCGGCGGCAGGAAGCCAATGCCAGGGAGCGGAACCGAATGCACGGCCTGAACGATGCCCTGGACAATCTGCGGAAGGTGGTCCCCTGCTACTCCAAAACCCAGAAACTGTCTAAGATCGAGACCTTGCGCCTGGCCAAGAACTACATCTGGGCCCTGTCTGAAATCCTGAGGGTTGGCAAGCGGCCCGACCTGCTCACTTTCGTCCAGAACTTGTGCAAAGGGCTCTCTCAGCCAACAACCAACCTGGTGGCTGGCTGCCTCCAGCTCAATGCCAGGAGCTTCCTCATGGGCCAGGCCGGAGAGGGCCCTCACCACACCCGCTCACCCTATTCCGGCTTCTACCAGCCCTACCACAGCCCAGAGCTGGGCACCCCGCCGGGCCACGGGACTCTTGACAATCCCAAATCCGTGAAGCCCTACAATTACTGCAACGCTTACGAGGCCTTCTATGAAAGCCCCTCCCCTGAGTGCCCCAGCCCTCAGTTTGAAGGTCCCTTAAGCCCTCCCCCAATTAACTATAATGGGATATTTTCCCTGAAGCAAGAAGAGGCCTTGGACTATGGCAAAAATTACAATTACGGCATGCATTACTGTGCCATACCCCCAAGGGGTCCCCTGGGGCAGGGTTCTATGTTGAGGTTGTCCGCAGAAAACCCCTTCCCTTACGACCTACATCTGAGAAGCCAATCGCTCGCCATGCAGGATGAATTAAATGCAGTTTTTCATAATTAA
- the NEUROD6 gene encoding neurogenic differentiation factor 6 isoform X1, translated as MLTLPFDESVVMPESQMCRKFSRDSEDLKPMKKPEGLAKQVVVLQGKGIKRASGEESEKEEEEEDREEEDGNGLPRRRGLRKKKTTKIRVERVKFRRQEANARERNRMHGLNDALDNLRKVVPCYSKTQKLSKIETLRLAKNYIWALSEILRVGKRPDLLTFVQNLCKGLSQPTTNLVAGCLQLNARSFLMGQAGEGPHHTRSPYSGFYQPYHSPELGTPPGHGTLDNPKSVKPYNYCNAYEAFYESPSPECPSPQFEGPLSPPPINYNGIFSLKQEEALDYGKNYNYGMHYCAIPPRGPLGQGSMLRLSAENPFPYDLHLRSQSLAMQDELNAVFHN; from the coding sequence ATGTTAACGCTACCCTTTGATGAGTCTGTTGTAATGCCAGAATCCCAGATGTGCCGAAAGTTTTCCCGAGACTCGGAAGACCTGAAGCCGATGAAGAAGCCGGAAGGCTTGGCCAAGCAGGTCGTCGTCCTGCAAGGGAAGGGTATCAAGAGGGCCAGTGGCGAGGAGagcgagaaggaagaggaggaggaagacagggaggaggaagatgggaatggcctgcccaggaggagggggctcaggaaaAAAAAGACCACCAAGATCCGCGTGGAGAGGGTCAAGTTCCGGCGGCAGGAAGCCAATGCCAGGGAGCGGAACCGAATGCACGGCCTGAACGATGCCCTGGACAATCTGCGGAAGGTGGTCCCCTGCTACTCCAAAACCCAGAAACTGTCTAAGATCGAGACCTTGCGCCTGGCCAAGAACTACATCTGGGCCCTGTCTGAAATCCTGAGGGTTGGCAAGCGGCCCGACCTGCTCACTTTCGTCCAGAACTTGTGCAAAGGGCTCTCTCAGCCAACAACCAACCTGGTGGCTGGCTGCCTCCAGCTCAATGCCAGGAGCTTCCTCATGGGCCAGGCCGGAGAGGGCCCTCACCACACCCGCTCACCCTATTCCGGCTTCTACCAGCCCTACCACAGCCCAGAGCTGGGCACCCCGCCGGGCCACGGGACTCTTGACAATCCCAAATCCGTGAAGCCCTACAATTACTGCAACGCTTACGAGGCCTTCTATGAAAGCCCCTCCCCTGAGTGCCCCAGCCCTCAGTTTGAAGGTCCCTTAAGCCCTCCCCCAATTAACTATAATGGGATATTTTCCCTGAAGCAAGAAGAGGCCTTGGACTATGGCAAAAATTACAATTACGGCATGCATTACTGTGCCATACCCCCAAGGGGTCCCCTGGGGCAGGGTTCTATGTTGAGGTTGTCCGCAGAAAACCCCTTCCCTTACGACCTACATCTGAGAAGCCAATCGCTCGCCATGCAGGATGAATTAAATGCAGTTTTTCATAATTAA